A genome region from Nicotiana tabacum cultivar K326 chromosome 13, ASM71507v2, whole genome shotgun sequence includes the following:
- the LOC107813199 gene encoding kinase-interacting protein 1-like, with product MLQRAASNAYSWWAASHIRTKQSKWLEQSLQDMQEKVETVVKLIEEDGDSFAKRAEMYYKKRPELINFVEESYRAYRALAERYDHLSKELQAANNTIAAVFPEQIQLAMEEEDEYGAPKVPKSSSQIPTSSGSNVPKVPKAPIKQLKGLITTASKKLQGKISSKKEDASKNVPKSGLTKGEALEEIDKLQKDILALQTVKEFVKSSYESGLAKYKGIESQIMEKQQKICKLEDEYGEGRVIEDNDARTLMAEVALKSCQETLAQLQEKQEKSTRETNKEFEKIEVASKKLKSLKQKYIGDQIDETKAPEKDETTKATAESQSLSQELSKEIESLQDKIKEQFDTSSMASLTVTQLAEKIDELVNEVVSLETAVSAQTVLIDRLRSEADDLQSQIQIFEDDKEAPIEDNKHNLKISMIAMEEKLHGILNLNQDVAYQNSSFQSYFDTARTSLDCLAEKLNSVKPDDEVQDEEESVVKIKSQEDPAKHEVHQSASEAPKNLSTSKTEDKEVRKELSPSTIVRNKEGKGIETQVEKVDEKVSTQSENAAHETQPHEDEEKGDEPNWQQLLSSRLEDREKTLLAEYTTVLRNYKEVKRKLSDKEKKDRDTEFEVTLQMRELKSAIAKRDEEINSLRGKLNLLQANFNESKELKEEETEDKDNHNDDATMIMVDQHTSLSPVEEKFRMDIDAIMEGNLDFWLRFSSAFHQIKKFKTTVQDLQSEISKLRDKETEENNTKTDMKSEIRPIYKHMREIQNELAVWLEQSVSLKDEMKRKSSSLCSIQEEITKALKEGVEEDEIRFSSHQAAKFQGEVLNMKQENNKVREELESGVDHITTLQEDVEKTVTKLEQEFGLAAGNQQQANNTTNGSSIPLRSFIFGTKPKKQRRSVFSTFQNNRKALWAGTPL from the exons ATGTTACAAAGAGCTGCAAGTAATGCATATTCATGGTGGGCAGCTAGCCACATTAGGACCAAGCAATCCAAATGGCTTGAACAGAGCCTTCAAG ATATGCAAGAGAAGGTGGAGACTGTGGTTAAGCTCATTGAAGAGGATGGAGATTCATTTGCAAAAAGGGCTGAAATGTATTACAAGAAAAGGCCAGAGCTGATAAACTTTGTGGAAGAATCATATCGTGCTTATCGAGCTTTGGCTGAACGATATGACCATTTATCGAAGGAATTGCAGGCTGCTAACAACACCATTGCTGCTGTTTTCCCTGAACAAATCCAACTTGCAATGGAGGAGGAGGACGAATATGGCGCCCCGAAAGTACCAAAGAGTTCCTCGCAAATTCCAACTTCAAGTGGATCAAATGTACCTAAGGTTCCAAAGGCTCCAATAAAACAGTTGAAaggtcttataacaacagcttcaaAGAAATTACAAGGCAAGATATCATCCAAAAAAGAAGATGCAAGTAAAAATGTTCCAAAATCAGGTTTAACCAAAGGCGAAGCTCTAGAAGAGATCGACAAGCTTCAAAAGGATATTTTGGCTTTGCAAACTGTGAAAGAGTTTGTAAAGAGTTCATATGAAAGTGGTTTAGCAAAGTATAAGGGAATTGAAAGCCAAATCatggaaaaacaacaaaagatATGTAAACTTGAGGATGAATATGGTGAGGGCCGAGTTATTGAGGATAATGATGCTCGTACGCTGATGGCTGAAGTAGCACTAAAATCATGTCAAGAAACATTGGCTCAGCTCCAGGAGAAACAAGAAAAATCAACAAGAGAAACGAATAAGGAATTCGAAAAGATTGAAGTTGCTAGTAAGAAATTGAAGTCCTTAAAGCAAAAGTATATTGGTGATCAGATTGATGAAACAAAGGCGCCTGAAAAAGATGAGACTACTAAAGCAACAGCTGAATCTCAGAGCTTAAGCCAAGAATTAAGTAAGGAGATTGAATCATTACAGGACAAGATTAAGGAACAATTTGATACAAGCTCTATGGCATCTCTAACAGTGACACAACTAGCAGAAAAGATCGACGAGCTTGTGAATGAAGTAGTCAGCCTTGAAACAGCAGTTTCAGCTCAAACTGTTCTTATTGACAGATTAAGATCAGAAGCCGATGACCTCCAATCACAAATTCAGATTTTTGAAGACGATAAGGAAGCTCCGATAGAGGATAATAAACACAACCTGAAAATCAGCATGATAGCAATGGAAGAAAAATTGCATGGTATCCTAAACCTGAACCAAGATGTTGCTTATCAAAACAGTAGCTTTCAATCTTACTTTGACACAGCTCGCACGAGTCTTGACTGTTTAGCTGAGAAATTGAATAGTGTGAAACCAGATGACGAGGTCCAAGACGAAGAGGAATCCGTTGTTAAAATCAAGTCTCAAGAAGATCCAGCAAAACATGAAGTTCATCAAAGTGCAAGTGAAGCTCCCAAGAACTTAAGTACCTCAAAAACAGAAGAtaaagaagttagaaaagaatTATCTCCTAGCACAATTGTCCGCAATAAAGAAGGGAAAGGTATAGAAACtcaagttgaaaaagttgatgaGAAAGTCTCAACTCAATCAGAAAATGCTGCTCATGAGACACAACCACATGAAGATGAGGAGAAGGGCGACGAGCCTAATTGGCAGCAGCTGCTGTCAAGTCGGTTAGAGGATAGGGAAAAGACACTCTTAGCAGAATACACAACAGTTTTAAGAAATTATAAGGAAGTCAAGAGGAAGCTTAGCGACAAGGAGAAGAAAGATAGGGATACCGAATTCGAAGTCACATTACAGATGAGAGAACTTAAAAGTGCTATTGCAAAGAGGGATGAAGAGATAAATAGCCTACGCGGGAAACTGAACCTTCTTCAAGCAAATTTTAACGAAAGCAAAGAATTgaaggaagaagaaacagaagaTAAAGATAATCATAACGATGATGCAACGATGATAATGGTTGATCAACATACATCTCTCTCGCCCGTTGAGGAAAAGTTCCGAATGGATATTGATGCAATAATGGAGGGAAACTTGGACTTCTGGCTAAGATTCAGCTCAGCATTTCATCAGATTAAGAAATTCAAGACAACAGTCCAAGATTTACAGAGTGAAATATCAAAACTAAGAGACAAAGAAACAGAAGAGAACAACACCAAAACAGATATGAAATCAGAAATCAGGCCTATATATAAACACATGAGGGAGATTCAAAATGAGCTAGCAGTATGGTTAGAACAAAGCGTGTCGTTGAAAGATGAAATGAAGCGTAAGTCCTCGTCGTTGTGCAGCATTCAGGAGGAAATTACAAAAGCATTAAAGGAAGGAGTTGAAGAAGATGAGATCAGATTCAGTAGTCATCAAGCTGCAAAGTTCCAaggtgaagttttgaacatgAAACAAGAGAACAATAAGGTAAGAGAGGAATTAGAAAGTGGTGTAGATCATATAACTACACTTCAAGAAGATGTTGAAAAGACAGTAACCAAGTTAGAGCAAGAGTTTGGACTTGCTGCTGGAAATCAACAACAAGCTAATAACACAACTAATGGATCATCAATTCCATTAAGATCATTCATCTTTGGAACTAAACCGAAGAAGCAAAGGCGTTCGGTCTTTTCTACCTTCCAAAACAATAGGAAAGCCCTGTGGGCTGGAACACCTTTGTAG